In SAR202 cluster bacterium, the genomic stretch TTTTCAACAAGTGAAGAAGTAAATAAATATCTAAGAGTTATTCAGGTCGAATTATTTACAGTTGGATCAGAACTTGCAACAGATGTGAATATGTATGAGACAATGAAGTCTAATTTCAAGGTTATTGGTCAAGATAATATTGATTATTTGGAAAAACTCTTAGATTACATTACTCCAAAATTAGAATT encodes the following:
- a CDS encoding ATP:cob(I)alamin adenosyltransferase, giving the protein MFKLYTKYGDNGQTGLLYGGRVSKDDIRCNAYGTVDEIISSLGLARSFSTSEEVNKYLRVIQVELFTVGSELATDVNMYETMKSNFKVIGQDNIDYLEKLLDYITPKLE